Proteins from a genomic interval of Bradyrhizobium sp. CCGB01:
- a CDS encoding M20/M25/M40 family metallo-hydrolase encodes MSRPHPALSLARPLIASLWLACAATIAQAEPVADVHALAQKEQQPLLDTLRDLVNIESGSKDIEGLNQIAERVAGQLKQLGGTVEILQANDIYRLDDTPEKIGPAVHAVFKGSGAKKIMLIAHMDTVYLKGMLKDQPFRIDGDKAYGLGIADDKQGVALILHTVALLQKLNFRDYGTLTVLTNGDEEISSPGWRSTITRFAADQDVVFSFEGGGTDGTLRLATSGIGSAYLTVHGKSSHAGARPEGGVNALYELSHQVLQMKDLSKPEQGLKLNWTVSKAGTNRNVIPADATAQADARALKVADFDELEKALQDKIKNRLLPDSKVDLKFEVRRPPLEANDASRRVAAYGKTIYGEIGLALKVDEKANGGGTDAAFAALKTNGAVVEGMGLSGFGAHSNDAEYVQLNSIVPRLYLATRMIMDLSTGKLK; translated from the coding sequence ATGTCCCGACCGCACCCTGCTCTATCGCTCGCCCGTCCGCTGATCGCTTCGCTCTGGCTCGCCTGTGCGGCGACCATCGCGCAGGCCGAGCCGGTCGCCGATGTCCATGCGCTGGCGCAAAAGGAGCAGCAGCCGCTGCTCGACACGCTGCGCGATCTCGTCAATATCGAATCCGGCAGCAAGGACATCGAAGGCCTGAACCAGATCGCCGAGCGCGTTGCCGGCCAGCTCAAGCAGCTCGGCGGCACGGTGGAGATCCTGCAAGCCAACGACATCTATCGCCTCGACGACACGCCCGAGAAGATCGGCCCGGCCGTGCACGCCGTCTTCAAGGGCAGCGGAGCCAAGAAGATCATGCTGATCGCCCACATGGACACGGTGTACCTGAAGGGCATGTTGAAGGACCAGCCGTTCCGCATCGACGGCGACAAGGCCTACGGCCTCGGCATTGCCGACGACAAGCAGGGCGTCGCGCTCATTCTCCACACCGTGGCCCTGCTCCAGAAGTTGAACTTCAGGGATTACGGCACGCTCACCGTGCTCACCAACGGCGACGAGGAGATCTCCTCGCCGGGCTGGCGCAGCACCATCACCCGCTTCGCCGCGGATCAGGACGTGGTGTTCTCGTTCGAAGGCGGCGGCACCGACGGCACGCTGCGCCTCGCCACCAGCGGCATCGGCTCGGCCTATCTCACGGTGCATGGCAAGTCGTCGCATGCGGGCGCCCGGCCCGAGGGCGGCGTCAACGCGCTGTATGAGCTCTCGCACCAGGTGCTCCAGATGAAGGACCTGTCGAAGCCCGAACAGGGCCTGAAACTGAACTGGACGGTGTCCAAGGCCGGCACCAACCGCAACGTGATCCCTGCCGACGCCACGGCCCAGGCCGATGCGCGCGCGCTCAAGGTGGCGGATTTCGACGAGCTGGAGAAGGCGCTTCAGGACAAGATCAAGAATCGCCTGCTGCCCGACTCCAAAGTCGACCTGAAATTCGAGGTGCGTCGCCCGCCGCTCGAAGCCAATGACGCCTCGCGCCGCGTGGCGGCCTACGGCAAGACGATCTATGGGGAGATCGGACTGGCCCTCAAGGTCGACGAGAAGGCCAACGGCGGCGGCACCGACGCTGCATTTGCCGCGCTCAAGACCAACGGGGCCGTGGTCGAAGGCATGGGCCTGTCGGGCTTCGGCGCGCATTCGAACGATGCCGAATATGTGCAGCTCAACAGCATCGTGCCGCGCCTCTATCTGGCCACGCGCATGATCATGGATCTGTCGACCGGCAAGCTGAAATAG
- a CDS encoding TRAP transporter large permease subunit: MITLEMMPPLMFGGLVLAMLLGFPVAFTLAAVGLSFGFLAIHLGFFDLNFLQAIPGRVFGSVLSNELLLAIPFFTFMGAILERCGLAEDMLDSMGQLFGPVRGGLGYSVIIVGFILGAITGTVAAQVIAMALISMPVMIRYGYNMRYITGVLAASGTITQLVPPSLVLIVLADQLGKSVGDMYLGAWGPSVFQIMLFAGYTFVLGLIKPGHVPPVPLEARTLTGWALWKKCLMGIIPSAVLIFVVLGTMMMGLATPTEAGAMGAVGAIVLAAIHHKDFTSSDRKILFLGVIAAGIGTIVAILYSENLIFKLAFAVTYLAVAWICFQAARIPDLRDLIKQGYESTMRLTCMVTFILIGSTCFSVVFLGVSGGVWLEHLLTSLPGGVWGFLIFINLFIFFLAFFLDFFEIAFIILPMIAPIAQKVLAPVVGPDAALIWFGVMLCVNMQTSFLHPPFGFALFYLRGVAPKEVKSSDIYWGAIPWIGLQMIMVLLVIVFPVTVTGLLDKPLNVDLDKVKIEVPQIDLPPLDLGPPQK, encoded by the coding sequence ATGATTACGCTGGAGATGATGCCGCCGCTGATGTTCGGCGGCCTGGTTCTGGCGATGCTGCTCGGCTTCCCCGTGGCGTTCACGCTCGCCGCGGTCGGCCTCTCCTTCGGCTTCCTCGCCATCCATCTCGGATTCTTCGACCTCAACTTCCTCCAGGCGATCCCCGGGCGCGTGTTCGGCAGCGTGCTCTCCAACGAGCTGCTGCTCGCGATCCCGTTCTTCACCTTCATGGGCGCGATATTGGAGAGATGTGGGCTCGCGGAGGACATGCTGGATTCGATGGGCCAGCTGTTCGGCCCGGTCCGCGGCGGCCTCGGCTATTCCGTGATCATCGTCGGCTTCATCCTCGGCGCCATCACCGGCACGGTGGCGGCGCAGGTCATCGCCATGGCGCTGATCTCGATGCCGGTGATGATCCGCTACGGCTACAACATGCGGTACATCACCGGCGTGCTCGCTGCCTCCGGCACGATCACGCAGCTGGTGCCGCCTTCGCTGGTGCTGATCGTGCTCGCCGACCAGCTCGGCAAGTCGGTCGGCGACATGTATCTCGGCGCCTGGGGCCCCTCGGTGTTCCAGATCATGCTGTTCGCCGGCTACACCTTCGTGCTCGGCCTGATCAAGCCGGGACACGTGCCGCCGGTGCCGCTGGAAGCGCGCACGCTGACCGGCTGGGCGCTGTGGAAAAAGTGCCTGATGGGCATCATTCCCTCGGCCGTGCTGATCTTCGTCGTGCTCGGCACCATGATGATGGGCCTTGCGACCCCGACGGAAGCCGGCGCGATGGGCGCGGTCGGCGCCATCGTGCTCGCCGCGATCCACCACAAGGACTTCACCTCGTCCGACCGCAAGATCCTCTTCCTCGGCGTGATTGCGGCCGGCATCGGCACCATCGTCGCGATACTGTACAGCGAGAATCTGATCTTCAAGCTCGCCTTCGCGGTGACCTATCTGGCGGTGGCCTGGATCTGCTTCCAGGCCGCGCGCATCCCGGACCTGCGCGACCTCATCAAGCAGGGCTACGAATCCACCATGCGCCTCACCTGCATGGTCACCTTCATCCTGATCGGCTCGACCTGCTTCTCGGTGGTGTTCCTCGGCGTCTCCGGCGGCGTCTGGCTCGAGCATCTCCTGACCTCGCTGCCCGGCGGCGTCTGGGGCTTCCTGATCTTCATCAACCTCTTCATCTTCTTCCTGGCGTTCTTCCTCGACTTCTTCGAGATCGCCTTCATCATCCTGCCGATGATCGCGCCGATCGCGCAGAAGGTCCTTGCCCCCGTGGTGGGACCGGACGCGGCGCTGATCTGGTTCGGCGTGATGCTGTGCGTGAACATGCAGACCTCGTTCCTGCATCCGCCGTTCGGCTTCGCGTTGTTCTACCTGCGCGGCGTCGCGCCCAAGGAAGTGAAGAGCTCCGACATCTATTGGGGCGCGATCCCCTGGATCGGGCTCCAGATGATCATGGTGCTGCTCGTGATCGTCTTCCCGGTCACGGTGACGGGCCTGCTCGACAAGCCGCTCAACGTCGACCTCGACAAGGTCAAGATCGAAGTGCCGCAGATCGACCTGCCACCGCTGGATCTCGGCCCGCCGCAGAAATAG
- a CDS encoding TRAP transporter small permease subunit, with translation MRPFLAVSNAIDALNEKIGYVCNILVLLACLVSAANAMIRYAFSSSSNGWLELQWYMFAILVMFGASYTFKRNEHVRVEIFYLMLSERGQLWLDMIGTLFFLIPSCLLLAYLSWPFFMQAYNVGEMSGNAGGLIRWPIKFVIPAGFVMLALQGISEVIKRIAALQGYVTIDAKYERPTQ, from the coding sequence ATGCGTCCATTTCTGGCGGTGAGCAACGCCATCGACGCCCTCAATGAAAAGATTGGGTACGTCTGTAACATTCTGGTGCTGCTGGCGTGCCTGGTCAGCGCGGCCAATGCCATGATCCGCTATGCCTTCAGCAGCTCCTCCAACGGCTGGTTGGAGCTGCAATGGTACATGTTCGCGATCCTGGTGATGTTCGGCGCGTCCTACACCTTCAAGCGCAACGAGCATGTCCGGGTCGAGATCTTCTATCTGATGCTGTCCGAACGCGGCCAGCTCTGGCTCGACATGATCGGCACGCTGTTCTTCCTGATCCCCTCCTGTCTGCTGCTCGCCTATCTGTCCTGGCCGTTCTTCATGCAGGCCTATAACGTCGGCGAGATGTCGGGCAATGCCGGCGGCCTGATCCGCTGGCCCATCAAGTTCGTGATCCCCGCCGGCTTCGTGATGCTGGCGCTCCAGGGTATTTCCGAAGTCATCAAGCGTATCGCGGCTCTCCAGGGCTATGTGACGATCGACGCCAAGTACGAGAGGCCGACCCAATGA